Proteins co-encoded in one uncultured Draconibacterium sp. genomic window:
- a CDS encoding DUF1735 and LamG domain-containing protein: protein MKKYILLSMFALLLCISSCKDGADYGDAIYVTGTLSSNNIKFLVDGQSSMGFTVSSTARAESDIVVHVEEAPGLLDEYNTSTGRNCQLPPTGSYSLNESEVVIERGKAISTQIEITADADQLQEGVSYCVPVTISNVEGGDIDVLECSGTAYVMLTKVIDIKAAYLAKSGCFDIPGFGGDDSPVKALGAMTLEMKVLPKSFSGISSLCGCEENFLFRFGDGAGNPANKLQLSKGSIGSATHPDAKDHYESWVDQEFDTGHWLHFAAVYDGQYLRVYLDGEQIHFVETNNGGTINLSMAYDGHSWDDTFAIGRSVGHQRFFDGYVSECRVWNVARTVNELQDGICYVDPTSEGLVAYWRFNGETQNDGTVLDMTGHGYNAVPYGAIQYVDDQKCPY from the coding sequence ATGAAAAAATATATATTATTATCAATGTTTGCTTTGTTGCTTTGCATATCAAGTTGTAAGGACGGAGCTGACTATGGCGATGCCATATACGTAACAGGGACTTTGTCCTCAAATAATATAAAGTTCTTGGTTGACGGACAATCGAGCATGGGATTTACCGTATCCTCTACAGCCAGAGCAGAATCTGATATTGTTGTGCATGTAGAAGAAGCTCCGGGATTACTTGATGAATACAATACTTCAACCGGACGTAATTGCCAATTACCCCCAACAGGAAGTTATTCGTTAAATGAATCGGAAGTTGTAATTGAAAGAGGAAAAGCAATTTCTACACAAATAGAAATTACGGCTGATGCCGATCAATTACAAGAAGGTGTATCATATTGTGTTCCTGTAACTATTTCTAACGTTGAAGGTGGAGACATAGACGTATTAGAATGTTCCGGAACAGCATATGTTATGCTTACCAAGGTTATTGATATTAAAGCAGCTTACTTAGCAAAGAGTGGGTGTTTTGATATTCCGGGTTTTGGTGGCGACGATAGTCCAGTTAAAGCTCTTGGTGCTATGACTTTAGAAATGAAAGTACTGCCAAAATCGTTTAGTGGCATTAGTTCACTTTGCGGTTGCGAAGAGAATTTTCTCTTTCGTTTTGGCGATGGAGCCGGTAATCCTGCAAATAAGCTGCAATTATCCAAAGGTTCTATTGGATCTGCTACACACCCTGATGCAAAAGACCACTACGAATCATGGGTTGATCAGGAATTCGATACAGGTCACTGGTTACACTTTGCTGCAGTTTACGATGGTCAATACTTACGTGTATATCTTGATGGCGAACAAATTCATTTTGTTGAAACCAACAACGGAGGAACCATTAATTTAAGCATGGCTTACGACGGACACTCATGGGACGATACTTTTGCTATTGGACGCTCTGTAGGACATCAGCGCTTCTTCGACGGCTACGTAAGCGAATGTCGTGTGTGGAACGTAGCTCGTACAGTTAATGAATTGCAAGATGGAATCTGTTATGTTGATCCAACCAGTGAAGGACTTGTTGCTTACTGGCGTTTCAATGGAGAAACTCAAAACGACGGAACCGTACTCGATATGACAGGACATGGATACAATGCTGTGCCTTATGGCGCAATTCAATATGTTGACGATCAGAAATGTCCTTACTAA